Part of the Terrisporobacter glycolicus ATCC 14880 = DSM 1288 genome is shown below.
AAAACTTCCACATATCTTTCATGTTCTTCCACAAAAGGCATATGTCTTGAATATTGGAATAATTCCCATTTACTATTAGGAATTTTATCATACATAGTTTTCGCAATATATGGTGAGCATAAATCTATTGCTCCACTAGTTATTAAACAAGGTTCTTCTATTTCATGTAATCTATCTGTAAACTCATATCCAGCTAGTGTTCCTGATGGAGAGAACTCATTATGTCCCCATCCTACAACATATGCTTCAGTTCCTGATTTTTTAGGTCTTCTTAAGCACTCTGGATCATTGTCAGTTACTTCACCTGCACAGTACATTTTCATAAATTTATCTAATGCATCACTATATTCTTTGCTAGAGTAATCTCCAATATTTACTGCATCAAGTAAAGCTTTTTGATCAGCTTCGTTCATATATGATATTCTTCTCTTTTGCTCTGTCTCCCAAAGACTTGCAGAAGAAAGAGTAGATGAAAGAATATATGACTTAATTCCTTTTGGTTTATATTCAAGTGCATACCAGATAGCCTGCATCCCACCCCAAGATTGTCCTAATAAATGAATTTCATCAAGTCCTAAGTGTTCTCTTAATGCCATAAGCTCTTCTATCCAAGTATCAGCATTGAATAATTCTGGATGACCTTCAACAAATGAATTACCACAACCTATTTGATCATACATTATTACTTGTCTACCACTTTCAGCTACTTGGTCTAGTACTTCAAAATAGTTGTGCGTAGAACCTGGTCCTCCATGAAGTAGCACTAACGGTGCCTTACCCTCAGTTGCTTCTCCTACTACACGATAATAAGTTTTAAAGCCTTTAAAAGGCATGTATCCTTCAGTTATTTTCATGTTTAATTCCCCCCCATTTGTCATTAGAAACAAGTATTAGTTCCTAGGTAATACTGTTAAAACTTTAGCAGTCACATTTAGTATAACATGAAAGCAAAAGGTTTTCACTACTATACGGTCATGAAAATTTTATGCATATATATAATTTTATTTTTGTAGACTAGTATATAGAAAGAGAGAACTAAGCATCATGTTACTTAGTTCTCTCTTTTATTATTTTTTTAATTTTACTACCGTTTCACAGTGTGGTGTATTTGGGAACATGTCCATACACTTAATCTTTTCTACTTTATATCCATAAGCTTCAAATCCTTTTATATCTAAAACTAAAGTCTTAGGGTTACATGAAATATATACTATTTCATTCGCTCCAAATCCACTTATATCTCTTATGGCATCTTTATGAACTCCTGGTCTTGGTGGGTCAACTATTATTAAATCTGGTTTTTCAGATAGATTCTTAACTACTTTAGCCACATCTCCTGCTATAAATTCGCAGTTATCAAGTCCATTTAATTTAGTATTTTCATTAGCTGCAACAACAGCTTCTTCTATTATTTCTATACCATAAACTTGTTTCGCAGCACTTGCCATAACTTGTCCTATAGTTCCTGTTCCACTATATAAATCAAATAATACTTTTCCTTCATGATTTCCCACGAATTCTCTAGCTATGCTATATAATTTTTCAGCACCTTTAGTATTTGTTTGGAAGAATGAGAATGGAGATATTTTAAATCTAAGCCCTAAGATTACCTCTTCTATATAGTCTCTTCCATGTAAAACTCTTAATTCATCACAGTTAACCGCATCAGCAAGTCCATCATTTATAGTGTGTAGTATACTTACTACTTCTGACTTTGTTCCAAGATTTAATATCATATCTTTATACTCAGTCATATCAAAATCTACTTGAGTAGTAGTAACAATGTTAACCATTAATTCATTAGTATTAACACCTTTTCTTACTACTAAGTTTCTTAAAAATCCTTGGTGAGAATTTATTCTATAATAAGGAAGATTCTTTTCTCCAAAATACTTAACTGTAGAAGTTAGTACTTTTATAAAGTCTTCATCTACTAGTCTACAATCATCAACTGTTATAATATCTAAATGTCTTCCTTTTTTGTGCATTCCTAAAGTAAGAGGTCCACCTTTTACTTCATCTCCAAAAGTATACTCCATTTTATTTCTATATAATCTTTCAACTGGACTTCCTTCTATTCCTAAAAATTCAAATCCGTCTATTTCTTGTTCTTCAAATAATTTTAGAACTTGTTCTCCTTTTATTTCTAATTGCTTTTCATAAGGTACTGATAATATGGAACAACCGCCACATGCACCAAAATGTTTACATACTTCTTCAGTTTCTATTGGAGAATTTTTTACTACTTCAAGTAGTTTTACTTCAGCTTTTTCACTTCTTGCCTTTTTAACAACAGCTTTTACCTTTTGACCAGTAACTCCGCCCTTCATTTTTACTTTTCTTTTTCCTATTAAAGTTGAAGACTCGCCTCCAAATTCCATAGAACCTACTTCAAATTCAATTATGTCTTTTCTCTTCACTATAATTTCCTCCGCTCTTTTATCTTTCTTCTATCAGTTTAACTTCTTCATCAGTTAATTCTCTATATTCACCTAGATCTAATGTTTCATCTAGTTTTAATTTGCCCATAGACAATCTTTTCAAGTATACTACTTTTTTGCTCACACTCTCAAACATTCTTTTTACTTGGTGGAATTTACCTTCATGTATAGTGAGTTCTATTTCAGATGTTTCTCCACTTTCTAGAATTTTAAGTTGAGAAGGCATAGTTTCATATCCATCATCTAATGTTACACCCTTTTCAAAAGCCTTTACATCTTCCTCCGTTACTATACCTTCAATTTTTGCATAATACGTTTTAGGTACATGCTTTTTAGGTGATAATACTCTATGAGCCAATTGGCCATCATTAGTTAAAACTAAAAGTCCCTCTGTATCCTTGTCCAATCTTCCCACAGGAAAAGGTTCAAATGTCAAATAAGATGCATCTATTAAATCTAAAACTATTGGATCTCTCTTATCAAAAGTTGCTGATAAATATCCATCTGGTTTGTTCATCATTATATAAACAAATTCTCTATATCTTACTACTTCATTATTAAATTCTATTTTATCATCATCAGTATCAACTTGTGTTCCGGGATTTGATATTACTTTATCATTTACTTTAACTAATCCTTTTTTACAATAAACTTTTATTTCTGCTCTACTTCCATATCCTAAGTTAGAAAGAATTTTATCTATTCTTAATTTTTTTGCCATTTTATTTACCTCCTTAAGAAGTATTTTTATATAAATCATTTATTTCCATATTAAAATAACATAATCACTATTATATATTATAATTTAAATTTTTGCTTATTATAATTTAGTCTATACTCTTTTTTATTTTAGTTATATAATATATTTGATGGGTAGGTTTTATAAATTTTAAACTTAATTAAAATTTGGAGGTTTAAATATGTTAGTTTCTGCAAGAGAAATGCTAGTTAAAGCTAGAGAAGGAAAATACGCAGTAGGTCAATTCAATATAAATAACTTAGAATGGACAAAAGCAATATTATTAACTGCGCAAGAAAATAATTCACCAGTTATTTTAGGAGTATCTGAAGGTGCTGGAAAATACATGGGTGGATACGATACAATAGTTGGAATGGTAAATGGTTTAATAAAAGGATTAAACATAACAGTTCCAGTGGCTCTACACTTAGACCATGGTTCTTATGAAGGAGCTAAACAAACTATAGAAGCAGGATTCTCTTCTGTAATGTTCGATGGTTCTCATTATCCATTTGAGGAAAACGTAGCGAAGACTAAAGAATTAGTTGAAATAGCTCATTCAAAAGGTATATCTGTAGAAGCTGAAGTAGGTTCTATAGGTGGAGAAGAAGACGGTGTTGTTGGAGCTGGTGAAGTCGCTGATCCACAAGAATGTAAAGCTATATCTGAATTAGGAATAGATTTCCTTGCTGCTGGTATAGGAAATATCCATGGTAAATATCCTGAAAACTGGACTGGATTAAACTTCGAAGTTTTAGGAAAAATAAACCAAGCTACAGGTTCTATGCCTTTAGTATTACACGGCGGAAGTGGAATACCAGAAGAAATGATAAAAGAAGCTATATCTTTAGGTGTTGCTAAAATAAATGTTAATACTGAGTGTCAAGTTGTATTTGCTGAAGCTACTCGTAAATATATAGAAGAAGGAAAAGATTTACAAGGTAAAGGATTTGATCCTCGTAAATTATTAGCTCCAGGCGTTGATGCAATAAAAGCATGCGTTAAAGAAAAAATGGAACTATTCGGTTCTGTAAACCAAGCATAATTTTAATAGTTTAATTTAAAATTCCTCAAAGATAGATGTGATTTTTATTACATCTATCTTTTTTTATCTCAACTATTTCAAGTAGAAGAAATTCTCACATATATTGACCACATGATTAAAAGGATTTTTTAAATTAAGGAATAATCAATTTATTAACATTATATACATATATATATAACTACTTACTTTCATCATTTGAGTTCTTTTGTCAATTTTTATTTATTAAAATCCATATTTTTATATATTTCATTGCTTATTTTTGTAATTTTCGACATTTATTTTTATTTTCACTGTCTTCATTCATAATGTTTTCAATATATTAGATAGTTATGTATGTTATTTATTTAACAATATTTTGCAATTAATTTATACTTTTATAATAAAAATAAATAATTTATTACTTTAGATAATATGTTATTATCATATTCATTTTGTTTTTTCAGAATATTTAAATTATTCTTTAATATTTAATTTATTTATTATAGTCCACTTAATTTTTTAATTCAATAATTGATTTTTTTTAGTATTTTCCTTATTTTTTTAAAACAAACTCTAAATTTATTGTTTTTTTTATAATTATTCTATATTTGAATTATAATTTTTCATTAGCTTTTTAATATATTCTTATACTATAATATAAAGTAGAATTACAAAATTTTCTATTTTGGTATTTTTAATATATTTTTATAGAAATTTTTAAATGTTAAATTTTTAACTCTATAAATTTTTAGTTAGCTAATTTTATAAATACATCCTCTCAAAATTTATAGAATGTATTTTAAGTTTTTGCTGTTAATTATTTACTATGACTAACTTCAAAATGAAAAGGGGGAATTTGCATGTGCAATTTTGTTTCACAAAACAAAAAATTATTTGATGAATTGGATAGCTTAATCGCTGCTCTTCCTGAGGCTGATGAAAGTGCATTAATATATGTACTTAAAGAAGCTCAAGGTATATTTGGCTATCTACCAAAAGAAGTTCAACTTTATATAGCAGGAAAATTAAGTCTCTCTCCTGCCAAAGTATATGGTGTTGTTAGCTTCTATTCTTATTTCTCTACTACTCCAGTTGGAGAGCACAAAATTAATGTCTGCCTAGGAACTGCTTGTTTCGTTAAAGGAGCAAATGCTGTTCTTGAAGAATTCGAAAAACAATTGGGAATTAAATCTGGAGAAACTACTCCTGATCTTAAATTCACTATTGAGTGTTTAAGATGCGTAGGTGCTTGTGGACTTGCTCCTGTTGTTGTTGTTGATGGTAGAGTATATAGCCGAGTTACACCTGATGATGTTTCAGGTATAATAAACGACTATAAAGAAGTAGAAATGAGCTGTTAGGGGGGGATAATACATGAAAAGAATTAATTCTTATACTGAGTTAAAATCTGCTGTTGAAGGGTACAAACCTCTTCTTGATTTAAGAAAAAAAGACGGCGTTGATGGTATTCCTGCAAAAAGAGAAATATTAGTTTGTGGTGATACTGGATGTGCTTCTTCCGGTAGTATAAAAGTTTTAGAAGCTTTGCAAGATGAAATAAAAAAAGCTGGTCTTGAAGATGTAGCTAAAGTTGAATTAACTGGATGTTTTGGATTCTGTGCTGTTGGTCCTATAGTAAAAGTTTATCCTGATAATGTTTTCTACGTACATCTTTCTCCAGAAGATGCTAAGGAAATTGTTGAAAGTCATATAAAAAATAATATAGTTGTTGAAAGATTATTATTTGAAGAGCCTTCATTAGATAACTTAAGAGTTAATAATGAAAAAGATATGTCTTTCTATAAAAAACAAGAAAAGATAGCTTTAAGAAATCTTGGTGTTATACACCCAGAACGTCTTGAGGAATATTTAGCTAATGGTGGATATTTAGGTCTTGGAAAAGCTTTAAATGAAATGACTCCTGAGCAAGTTGTTAATGAAATAAAAACTTCAGGACTTAGAGGTAGAGGTGGAGCTGGATTCCCTACAGGGGTGAAATGGGAAGCGTCTGCTAAAAACCCTCCTGTTAACGGCAAAAAATTCGTTGTATGTAATGCTGATGAAGGTGACCCAGGTGCCTTTATGGATAGATCTTTATTAGAAGGTGACCCTCATAATGTATTGGAGGCTATGGCAATCTGTGGATATGCTATTGGTTCTGATATAGGGTATATATACATAAGAGCTGAATACCCTCGTGTTATCGAAAGATTAAAAATAGCTATAGCTGCAGCTGAAGAAGCTGGGCTATTAGGTGAAAACATAATGGGTAGCGGTTTTAACTTCAAACTTGAATTAAAATATGGTGCTGGTGCTTTCGTTTGTGGTGAAGGTACTGCTTTAATGCACTCTATAGAAGGTAAACGTGGTGAGCCTAGAATGAAGACTTTCTCTTCTTCTAAACATGGTTTATGGAATGCTCCTACTTGCTTAAATAACGTTGAAACATTCGGTAATGTTCCAGTTATAATAACTAAAGGATCTGATTGGTTTACTTCTTACGGTACTGAAGATTCTAAAGGTACTAAAGTTTTCGCATTAGGCGGAAAAGTAAACAACGTTGGGCTTGTTGAAGTTCCTATGGGTACTACGCTTAGAGAGATCGTTTATGAAATAGGTGGCGGTATCTTACATGATAAAGAGTTTAAAGCTGTTCAAACTGGTGGACCATCTGGTGGGTGTATTTCTACTAAAGATTTAGATACTCCTATAGACTATAAGTCTTTAGCTTCTATAGGCTCTATGATGGGTTCTGGTGGTATGCTTGTTCTTGATGAAACTGACTGTATGGTTGAAATAGCTAGATTCTTCTTAGACTTCTCTGTTGAGGAATCTTGTGGCAAATGTACTCCTTGTCGTATAGGTACAAAGAGATTATATGAATTATTAAACAAAATCTGTGAAGGTAAAGGATGCGAGCAAGACTTAGTTGATTTAAAAGATTTAGCATTAACTGTGAAAAACACCGCTTTATGTGGTCTAGGAAAATGCGCTCCTAACCCTGTATTAAGTACTATGGATTGTTTTTATGATGAATATGTAGCTCACGTTAAAGATCATAAATGTCCAGCAGGAAAATGTAGCTCTATGTTAGACTTTGTAATTACTGATGATTGTATTGGTTGTGGACTATGTTCTAAAAACTGTCCAGTTGATGCAATAAGCGGTGAAAAGAAAGAAAAACATATAATAGATACTGCTGTATGTATTAAATGTGGTACTTGTATAGAAAAATGTAAGAAAGGTGCAATTGTTAAAAGATAATTACGCTAAGGAGGGGTTTATTAATGAGTTTAGTTAATTTAACTATAAATGGCAAAGCTGTTTCAGTTCCTTCTGATACAAAAATATTAGAAGCTGCAAAGCAAGTAAATGTTAAAATACCAAGCCTATGTCATTTACATATGGATGATATAAAATTTGATAACCATTGTGCATCTTGTCGTGTATGTATGGTTAGCGCTGGAAGAGGATTAGTTCCTGCTTGCGGTACATTAGTTAGAGAAGGTATGGTTGTAAATACTAATTCACCAGAAGCATTAAAATATAGAAAAAATGTTGTTGAATTAATGTTATCAGACCACCCAAAAGATTGTTTATCTTGTATTAAGAGCGGAAATTGTGAATTACAAGATATTGCTGCAGATCTAGGAATAAGAAATGTAAGATTCTCTGATGGACATCAATCTTATGTTCCTGTTGATACTTCTACTAAATCTATAGTTAAAGATCATGCAAAATGTATACTATGTAGAAGATGTGAAACTATGTGTAATGAAGTTCAAACAGTTGGTGTATTATCTGGCATCAACCGTGGATTTGGTACAGAAGTTTCTACTTTCTACGGTGTTGATTTAGTTGATACTAACTGTACTTTCTGTGGACAATGTATAAGTGTATGTCCAACAGGTGCTTTAATAGAAAAAGATAATACTGCTGAAGCTTGGGCTGCTTTAGGCCAAAAAGAAAAACCAGTTATGGTTCAAACTGCTCCAGCTGTAAGAGTTGGCTTAGGTGAAGAATTTGGATTAGATCCAGGTTCTATATCTACAGGAAAAATGGTTGCTGCATTAAAAGCTTTAGGATTCGATTATGTATTCGATACTAACTTTGCAGCTGACTTAACTATAATGGAAGAAGCTAATGAGTTTGTAAATAGATTTGTTAAAGGTGAAAAACTTCCTATATTAACTAGCTGTTGTCCAGCTTGGGTTAACTTTATGGAACATGAATATCCAGATTTATTAGGTTACTTATCTACTTGTAAATCTCCACAAAGTATGTTCTCTCCAATAGCTAGACATTACTTTGCTGAAAAAGCTTTAGATAAAAAACCTGATGAAGTTATAGTTATGTCTATAATGCCTTGTGTTGCTAAGAAATATGAAGTTTCAAGAGAAGAATTAGGTCAAGACGGATATTTAGATACTGATTTATCATTAACTACTAGAGAATTAGCTAGAATGATAAAAGAAGCTGGTATAGATTTAGCTAACTTAGAAGAAGCTGAATTTGATAGCCCTCTTGGATACTCTACAGGAGCTGCTGATATATTTGGTGCTACTGGTGGTGTTCTTGAAGCTGCACTTAGAACTGCTTATCATGATATAACTAAAGAAGAAGCTCCATCTCTAGATTTTACAGTTGTTAGAGGTATGGATGGTATAAAAGAAGCTTCTTTAGAGATAGCTGGTCATACAGTAAATGTAGCTGCTGCAAGTAGTTTGGGAAATGCAAGAAAATTAATGGATGAATTAAGAGCTGGAACTTGCAAGTATCATGTAATAGAAATCATGGCTTGTCCTGGTGGATGTGTTGCTGGTGCTGGTCAACCTTATCATGGTGGAGATTATGATAAAGTTAAATCAAGAGCTAAAGCTTTATATGAAATAGATGCGAATAAACCACAACGTCTTTCTCATGCTAACCCAGATATCATCAAATTATATGATGATTTCCTAGGCGAAAGAGGCGGACACAAGTCTCATGAATTACTTCACACTGAGTACTATGATAAAAGTAATGTATATGCAGATGCTGAGTGCTAATAATTAATATTTTGCATATTAATTAAAACTAAAAGGGAGTTATGAAATTCACAAAATCTCATAACTCTCTTTTTTATTTATCAATTACCTTAGATAATTTTTGTGTAAATTCTTGAGCTGCATCTATACCCATTCCCTTTTGTCTAAAGTTCATGGCTGCAACTTCAATTATCATAGAAGTATTTCTTCCTGGTTTAACAGGTATTACTAGTTTTTCAACTTGTCTTCCTAGTATTTCTTCATATTCCCTGTCTAAACCTAATCTATCATAATACTTTTGTTGATTCCAATTTTCTAGTTCAATTACTATATCAATAGCTTTTTGATTTTTTATAGCTCCAACACCATATAAACTTTTTACATCTATTATGCCTATTCCTCTGATTTCCATATAGTGTTTTAATATTTCAGGTGCTTGCCCTACTAATCTACTGTCATCCACCTTTCTAATTTCAACAGCATCATCAGCTACAAGTCTATGACCTTTTTGTATTAATTCTAAGGCAGTTTCTGATTTACCTATGCTGCTCTCACCTTTTATCAACACACCTATACCATATACATCTACTAAAACTCCATGCATAGTAACATGAGGTGCCAGCTTGTTATCTAAATAATTTGATAATCTATTTATAAATCTTGTAGTATTGCATTTACTACTTAAAACTACTCTGTTGTATTTTTTAGCACTTGCTATTATATCTTCATCTATATTCAAGTCTCTTGTAACTATTAATACAGGAATTTCATAAGAGAAAAACTTATCTAGTAT
Proteins encoded:
- the pepI gene encoding proline iminopeptidase, whose amino-acid sequence is MKITEGYMPFKGFKTYYRVVGEATEGKAPLVLLHGGPGSTHNYFEVLDQVAESGRQVIMYDQIGCGNSFVEGHPELFNADTWIEELMALREHLGLDEIHLLGQSWGGMQAIWYALEYKPKGIKSYILSSTLSSASLWETEQKRRISYMNEADQKALLDAVNIGDYSSKEYSDALDKFMKMYCAGEVTDNDPECLRRPKKSGTEAYVVGWGHNEFSPSGTLAGYEFTDRLHEIEEPCLITSGAIDLCSPYIAKTMYDKIPNSKWELFQYSRHMPFVEEHERYVEVLNEWLNAND
- the rlmD gene encoding 23S rRNA (uracil(1939)-C(5))-methyltransferase RlmD — protein: MKRKDIIEFEVGSMEFGGESSTLIGKRKVKMKGGVTGQKVKAVVKKARSEKAEVKLLEVVKNSPIETEEVCKHFGACGGCSILSVPYEKQLEIKGEQVLKLFEEQEIDGFEFLGIEGSPVERLYRNKMEYTFGDEVKGGPLTLGMHKKGRHLDIITVDDCRLVDEDFIKVLTSTVKYFGEKNLPYYRINSHQGFLRNLVVRKGVNTNELMVNIVTTTQVDFDMTEYKDMILNLGTKSEVVSILHTINDGLADAVNCDELRVLHGRDYIEEVILGLRFKISPFSFFQTNTKGAEKLYSIAREFVGNHEGKVLFDLYSGTGTIGQVMASAAKQVYGIEIIEEAVVAANENTKLNGLDNCEFIAGDVAKVVKNLSEKPDLIIVDPPRPGVHKDAIRDISGFGANEIVYISCNPKTLVLDIKGFEAYGYKVEKIKCMDMFPNTPHCETVVKLKK
- a CDS encoding pseudouridine synthase, whose protein sequence is MAKKLRIDKILSNLGYGSRAEIKVYCKKGLVKVNDKVISNPGTQVDTDDDKIEFNNEVVRYREFVYIMMNKPDGYLSATFDKRDPIVLDLIDASYLTFEPFPVGRLDKDTEGLLVLTNDGQLAHRVLSPKKHVPKTYYAKIEGIVTEEDVKAFEKGVTLDDGYETMPSQLKILESGETSEIELTIHEGKFHQVKRMFESVSKKVVYLKRLSMGKLKLDETLDLGEYRELTDEEVKLIEER
- the fba gene encoding class II fructose-1,6-bisphosphate aldolase, with product MLVSAREMLVKAREGKYAVGQFNINNLEWTKAILLTAQENNSPVILGVSEGAGKYMGGYDTIVGMVNGLIKGLNITVPVALHLDHGSYEGAKQTIEAGFSSVMFDGSHYPFEENVAKTKELVEIAHSKGISVEAEVGSIGGEEDGVVGAGEVADPQECKAISELGIDFLAAGIGNIHGKYPENWTGLNFEVLGKINQATGSMPLVLHGGSGIPEEMIKEAISLGVAKINVNTECQVVFAEATRKYIEEGKDLQGKGFDPRKLLAPGVDAIKACVKEKMELFGSVNQA
- a CDS encoding complex I 24 kDa subunit family protein, which gives rise to MCNFVSQNKKLFDELDSLIAALPEADESALIYVLKEAQGIFGYLPKEVQLYIAGKLSLSPAKVYGVVSFYSYFSTTPVGEHKINVCLGTACFVKGANAVLEEFEKQLGIKSGETTPDLKFTIECLRCVGACGLAPVVVVDGRVYSRVTPDDVSGIINDYKEVEMSC
- a CDS encoding NADH-quinone oxidoreductase subunit NuoF, translated to MKRINSYTELKSAVEGYKPLLDLRKKDGVDGIPAKREILVCGDTGCASSGSIKVLEALQDEIKKAGLEDVAKVELTGCFGFCAVGPIVKVYPDNVFYVHLSPEDAKEIVESHIKNNIVVERLLFEEPSLDNLRVNNEKDMSFYKKQEKIALRNLGVIHPERLEEYLANGGYLGLGKALNEMTPEQVVNEIKTSGLRGRGGAGFPTGVKWEASAKNPPVNGKKFVVCNADEGDPGAFMDRSLLEGDPHNVLEAMAICGYAIGSDIGYIYIRAEYPRVIERLKIAIAAAEEAGLLGENIMGSGFNFKLELKYGAGAFVCGEGTALMHSIEGKRGEPRMKTFSSSKHGLWNAPTCLNNVETFGNVPVIITKGSDWFTSYGTEDSKGTKVFALGGKVNNVGLVEVPMGTTLREIVYEIGGGILHDKEFKAVQTGGPSGGCISTKDLDTPIDYKSLASIGSMMGSGGMLVLDETDCMVEIARFFLDFSVEESCGKCTPCRIGTKRLYELLNKICEGKGCEQDLVDLKDLALTVKNTALCGLGKCAPNPVLSTMDCFYDEYVAHVKDHKCPAGKCSSMLDFVITDDCIGCGLCSKNCPVDAISGEKKEKHIIDTAVCIKCGTCIEKCKKGAIVKR
- a CDS encoding NADH-dependent [FeFe] hydrogenase, group A6, whose amino-acid sequence is MSLVNLTINGKAVSVPSDTKILEAAKQVNVKIPSLCHLHMDDIKFDNHCASCRVCMVSAGRGLVPACGTLVREGMVVNTNSPEALKYRKNVVELMLSDHPKDCLSCIKSGNCELQDIAADLGIRNVRFSDGHQSYVPVDTSTKSIVKDHAKCILCRRCETMCNEVQTVGVLSGINRGFGTEVSTFYGVDLVDTNCTFCGQCISVCPTGALIEKDNTAEAWAALGQKEKPVMVQTAPAVRVGLGEEFGLDPGSISTGKMVAALKALGFDYVFDTNFAADLTIMEEANEFVNRFVKGEKLPILTSCCPAWVNFMEHEYPDLLGYLSTCKSPQSMFSPIARHYFAEKALDKKPDEVIVMSIMPCVAKKYEVSREELGQDGYLDTDLSLTTRELARMIKEAGIDLANLEEAEFDSPLGYSTGAADIFGATGGVLEAALRTAYHDITKEEAPSLDFTVVRGMDGIKEASLEIAGHTVNVAAASSLGNARKLMDELRAGTCKYHVIEIMACPGGCVAGAGQPYHGGDYDKVKSRAKALYEIDANKPQRLSHANPDIIKLYDDFLGERGGHKSHELLHTEYYDKSNVYADAEC
- the hprK gene encoding HPr(Ser) kinase/phosphatase yields the protein MIETVKDIVSISQLIEDLNLEIVYMPKGKEYYVESEDVNRTGLPLAGYFEYFPYERIQIIGRTEYTYFQNIKKEKREKILDKFFSYEIPVLIVTRDLNIDEDIIASAKKYNRVVLSSKCNTTRFINRLSNYLDNKLAPHVTMHGVLVDVYGIGVLIKGESSIGKSETALELIQKGHRLVADDAVEIRKVDDSRLVGQAPEILKHYMEIRGIGIIDVKSLYGVGAIKNQKAIDIVIELENWNQQKYYDRLGLDREYEEILGRQVEKLVIPVKPGRNTSMIIEVAAMNFRQKGMGIDAAQEFTQKLSKVIDK